AAATGTCGGTAGTTATTCCGGTACTTTTTGGTGTTTTATTATATGATGAATCGGTTACTTTTTTTAAAATTGTAGGTATTTTAATCGCTTTAGTATCTGTTTATTTGGCCTCTGTAAAAGAAAAAGAAAGTAATTTACAAAAAGCAGGATTATTGTTTCCTATTTTACTCTTTTTTGGTTCTGGCGCCATAGATACAATTCTTAAATATGTAGAAGTTAATTTTGTGCCAGCAAATGAAGTAGCCCTTTTTTCTGGAAGTTTATTTGGTTTTGCAGCTATTTTTGGCTTGCTAATATTATTGGTAAAAACAATTCAGAAAAGAGAACCATTTGGATTTAAAAACGTTATGGCAGGTATTATTTTAGGAGTACCAAACTACTTTACTATTGTTTTTTTAATTAAAGCTTTACAAACTTCTGGTTTTGAAAGTTCAACTTTGTT
The nucleotide sequence above comes from Polaribacter butkevichii. Encoded proteins:
- a CDS encoding EamA family transporter is translated as MIYLLFSILFSTSLFVIFKYFDIYKIDTLKAIVVNYLVAFGLGFGLSEITFSITEIPEKSWFFGAIILGALFVSIFFVMANTAQQNGVSVASVAGKMSVVIPVLFGVLLYDESVTFFKIVGILIALVSVYLASVKEKESNLQKAGLLFPILLFFGSGAIDTILKYVEVNFVPANEVALFSGSLFGFAAIFGLLILLVKTIQKREPFGFKNVMAGIILGVPNYFTIVFLIKALQTSGFESSTLFTINNVSVVVVSTLIGLLLFKEKFSLKNKIGVALAIIGIVLVTIA